CGCGGTAGGTGAGCTTCGCCGGCACGCTCTTCGGGTCCTCGAGGGCGGGCGAGCCCCAGTCCTCGAGCTCGTACGTGTCGCCACGCTTCATCGAGGTGACCTTGTAGGGGCCCGAGCCCTGCGGGGCCGTGGCGAGCGCCTCGGTGTCCTCCAGGCCCTTCGGGCACACGATGAAGGCCGTGGCCATGCTGTCGATCAGGTCCGAGTGCGGCTCGTTGACCTCGACCGAGACGGTGTTGGCGGCATCGTCGCCGACGATCTCCTTCACGCCGCCGGCGCCGAAGAAGCGGCCCGTGTAGATCGAGCCCGTCTTCGGGTCGGCCAGGCGCTTGAGCGAGTTGGCGATGTCGGTCGGCTTGAGGTCCGTCCCGTCGCTGCACTTCAGGCCCGTCTTGAGCTCGAAGTCGATCTTCGTGGGGGTGGCCTCCCACTTCGTGGCCATCGCGGGCTCGTACTCGCCCGTCTTCCAGTTGCGGCGCACGAGCGTGTCGTAGAGCGCCTCGTACATCTGGACCGCGCCCTGCTCGGCGGCGGTCAGCATCGGATCGAAGGTGTCGACGTCGTTGCGCAGCACCAGCGTCGCCTCGTCGGGCGCCTCGCCGGAGGTGCCGGCGGACGACGACGAGTCGCTGCCACACGCGGTCAGGACGGAGACGGCCAGGGCGACGACGGCTGCCGACCCCAGGCCGCGACGCAGCGCGGACCGACGATCCGCGCGGCTTCGGTGGTTCAACTTCATGCTCGACCTCTCACATACTCAGGGGATGCCGGCGGGGGGCACGGCACCTGACCATCGTATATGAACTTGGTTTCATGTTTACTTCAGGGGGGTGGCTCAGGTCACAGGCCCGCGGCCCGCGCCTCGAGGTCGGCCCGCTGCATCAGGGCGTCGATCAGCTCGGGCGAGATCTTCCCGGTCACCGCGGTGTTGCGCGGGTCGTCGATCGAGCGGCGCAGCACGCCCTCGGCGATGATCGCGATCTTCCACAGCCCCAGCACGTACCAGAAGCCGATGGCCGACACGTCGCGACCGGTGGCCCGCGCGTACTCGTCCACGAGCTCGGCACGGGTCGGGAATCCCGGCAGGGTCGGACCCTGGAAGCCGGTGACGATCTCGTCGTCGGCCTGCGGCCAGTACGCCAGCAGGCCGCCCAGGTCGGCCAGCGGGTCGCCCAGGGTCGACAGCTCCCAGTCCAGCACCGCGGTCACGCGCCCCGCCCGGGGGTCGGTGATGACGTTCATCAGGTGGAAGTCCCCGTGCACCAGGGCCAGCCCTTGATCCTTCGGGACGTTGGCCGTGAGCCGCGCGGCCAGGTCGTCCACGATGGGCAGGTCACGCGTGCGCGACTGCTCCCACTGGCGGTGCCAGCGGCGCAGCTGTCGCTCCGCGTAGGGCGAGTGGCTCGCGAGGTCGACCAGTCCGGCCTTCTCCAGGTCGACGGCGTGCACCTCGCCCAGCGTGGACGCGAGGGACAGGCCGATGTCGCGGCGCGTCCCCTCGGGAACGGACTCCACCGCCTCGATCGTGTCGAGCACCCGCCCGTCGACGAAGTCCATCAGCATGAGCGGCGCGTCGGTGACCGCGGGATCCTTCGTGAAGCCGTGGATCGTCGGCACCGGCACGCCCGTGCCCTGGAGCCCGGACATGATCCGGTGCTCCCGTTCCACGTCGTGGGCCGACGCGAGCAGCTTGCCCAGCGGCGGACGGCGCATGATCCAGCGGTGGTCGGCGGCGTCGGTCACCAGGAACGTCAGGTTCGACTGCCCGGCGCCCACGCGCTCGAAGTCCAGCGGGCCCTCGGCCTCGATGCCGAGGGTCTCGATCCACCGGGAGATGGGCTCGGTCGCGATCAGCTGCGTCACGAGACGCTCCTCTCCCGGGTGACCTTCACGCCCTGATCCAGGACGGTGCCGCGGTCCAGCTGGCGCTTGAGGATCTTGCCCGTCGAGCCCTTCGGCAGCTCGCGGACCTCCTGGTAGATGCGCGGCACCTTGTAGCCGGCGAGGCGCTCCTCCAGCCAGGCGCGCAGCTGCGCGGTGTCGACCTCACGGCCGGGATGCGTCGCGAAGACGGCCGCGACCTCCTCCCCCAGCCGGTCGTCGGGCACGCCGATCACGGCGACCTCCCGCAGGTCGGGGTGCGTGTAGAGGACCTCTTCGATCTCGCGCGGGTAGACGTTGTAGCCGCCGCGGATGACCAGGTCCTTCTTCCGGTCGAGGATCCAGATGTCGCCGTCCTCGTCCTGCTTGCCGATGTCGCCGGTGAGGAACCACTCGCCGCGCATGACCTCGGCCGTGGCCTCGGGCCGGCGCCAGTAGCCCTTCATGATGACGGGGCCCGCGAGCGCGACCTCGCCCCGCTCGCCCGGCGCCACGGGGTTGCCCTCGGGATCGACGACGCACGCCTTCATCTGCGAGAGAGCCGGTCCGACCGAGCCCTCCTTGCGGCGGACGCTGAGCTTGGCCGACGTGCCGGCGCCCGTGGTCTCGCTGAGGCCGTAGCCGTCCAGCACGCGGCAGCCGAAGCGCTCGCGGAACGCGTCGGCGACGGCCAGCGGGAGCGCGGCGCCTCCGGAGAGGGCGTGAGTCAGGCTCGCGAGGTCGTCGCGCGAGAGCTCGACGTCAGCGTGGAGCATCGCGTTCCACATCGTCGGGACGCCCGCCAGCACCGTCAGCTGGTGCGCGGCGGCCATCCTCAGCAGCGCCTCGCCGCTGAAGGGACGCAGCAGCGACAGGCTCGCGCCGACGTGGAACGTCGCCATCATCACGCAGACCTGCCCGAAGACGTGGAAGAGCGGCAGCGCCGTCCCGACCCGGTCCGAGCTGTCGCTGCCGAGCGTGCCCGAGACGATCTCGGCACAGGCCGCGAGGTTGCCGTGCGTGAGCTCGGCACCCTTGGGCTTGCCCGTGGTGCCCGACGTGTAGAGCAGGACGGCGGTGTCGTCCGTCTCCCTCGCGCGGGGCAGGTCCAGGTCGGCGCCCGGCCCCATTTCGATGTCACCGGCCTCCAAGGTCCACAGCTCGACGCCGGTGGCCTCGGCGGCCCGCCGGGCGACCTCGGCCGTCTCGTGCCACGCGATCGCGAGCGAGCACTCGGCGTCGGTGAGGAAGTACTCCAGCTCGACGGCGGTCGACGCGGAGTTCACCGTCACGCCGACCGCACCCACGGCGAGGATCGCCTGGTGGACGACGGCGAACTCCTGGGAGGTCGGCGCCACGAGCAGCACCCGGTCACCGGGCTGCACCTCGGCGCGCACCAGGCGGTCGGCCCAGGCGGTCGCGAGGTCGCGCACCTGCGCGTAGGTCCAGGACTGGTCGCCCACGCGCAGCGCGATGCTGTCCGGAGCGTTCCGGGCGTGGTCCCACAGGCGATCGACGGCGTTCATGTCATGGCTCCTCTCGCTCCGGCAGGAGCGATCGACGGGGTGGAGGGATCAGTGCGCGGCGACGGGCTCGTGGCGTGCACGCCAGCGGCTCCCGCCCAGCGTCGGCACGGCCGACAGCAACGCCTTCGTGTACTCCTGCTGCGGCGAATCGAACACGGCATCGGCCGTGCCCGCCTCGACCATCTCGCCGTGCCGCATCACGTAGACGTGATCGGCCAGGTAGCGGATCACCGACAGGTCGTGCGAGATGTAGAGCATCGAGACGTCGAGCTCACGCTGCAGCTGGCGCAGCAGGTTGAGGATGCGTGCCTGCACCGAGACGTCGAGCGACGCGGTGACCTCGTCGAGGATCATCAGCGACGGCTCGAGGGCCAGGGCACGGGCGATCGACACGCGCTGCAGCTGACCACCCGAGAGCTGGTGGGGGTAGCGGCGCATGGCGGCCTTCGGCACGCCCACCTTGTCCAGCAGGTCCAGTGCCGTCACGGCGCACGACTGCGAGGTGATCCGCTTGCCGGTGGCGACGCTGACGGCCTCCTGCACGGCCATGGCGATCTCCATGCGCGGGTTGAGCGAGGCGTGCGGGTCCTGGAACACCAGCTGGGCCTTGCCGCGCAGGAGGCGCAGCGCCTTGCCCTTCGGGTTGGTCACGTCGGCGCCGTCGAGCAGGATCCGGCCCTTGGTCACCGGCGTCAGGCCGATCGCGGCGCGCGCGATGGACGACTTGCCCGAGCCGGACTCGCCGACCAGGCCCACGGTCGAGCCCGTGGGGACGGTCAGGTTGATGCCCTTGACCGCCGTGAACGGGGGCGGGCCCGGGTAGGTGACTTCGACGTTCTCCAGCTCAAGCATGGTTCATCTCCCGTTCGACGTCGAACTGCCCGTCCTCGATCGTCACGAGGTCCTCGGTGCGGTCGGTGTTGAGGTCCGGGACCGCGCGAATCAGTCCCTGCGTGTAGGGGTGGTCGGGCCCCGAGAGCAGCTTCGCCGTGGTGAGGTCCTCCACGATCTCGCCGCGGAACATCACGATGATCCGGTCGCACACCTCCGACAGCAGGGAGATGTTGTGCGAGATCAGCAGCACGGCGCTGCCCTTGCGGTCGTTGAGGTCGCACAGCAGCTGCATGACCTGGGCCTGCACCGTCACGTCGAGTGCGGTGGTCGGCTCGTCGGCCAGGATCAGGCTCGGCTCGCCCATCAGGCCCATCGCGATCATCGTGCGCTGGCGCATGCCGCCGGAGAGCTCGTGCGGGTACTGCTTGAGCCGCTTGGCGGGCTCGGTGATGTGCACGTCCTCGAGGCTGCGGATGGCCAGGTCGCGGGCCTCCTTCTTCGACAGGCCCTTGTGCTCGCGCACGGTCTCGATCATCTGCGCCCCGATCTTGCGGGCGGGGTTGAGCGAGGACATGGGGTCCTGGAAGACCATGGCCAGGTCCGTGCCGAGCACGGTCCGCAGCTCGCGGTCCGAGCCGTTCACGAGGTCATGGCCGTCGTAGTCGACCCGGTCCGCGGTCATGCTCAGGCCCTTGGGCAGCAGCCGCGACACGGCCAGCGAGGTGAGGGTCTTGCCGCTTCCGGACTCCCCCACGATGCCGACGATCTCGCCGCGCTTGAGCGAGAAGGAGACGTTGCGCACCAGCGGCGGGACGTCGTCGCGGCCCTCGATGGTGATCGAGAGATTGCGCACGTCGAGCAAGGTGTCGTCGTTCATGGGCGTCCCTTCCTGGTCTCGGTCTCCATGCCGGGGTCGAGGGTGATCTCGGGCTCGATCGCGGCTGACGCCGCGCCGGAGCGCCGGAACTTCGAGCGGAACAGGCTGGGCCGCTCGTTCCACAGCACGGGGTTGACCGCGCGGGCCAAGGCGTCACCGAAGAGGTTGACCGCGAGGCCGGTGATGAGGATCAGCACCGCGGGCACGAGCGCCGCGTACGGGTTGAGGTAGAAGTTCTTGACGCCGTCGGTGAGCATCTGGCCCCAGTCGAACTGCGGCGACTGGATGCCCAGTCCCAGGAAGCTCAGCGAGGACATCGCCATGATCCCCTCGGCGACGGTCGTGAAGGTCACGATCACGAGGCTGTCGGCCACGTTGCGCCCGACGTACCGGGTGCCGATGCCCGACCGGCTGACGCCCACGACCTGGGCGGCGGACATGTAGTCGCGCACCATGACCGAGTCGACGAGGCTGTAGGTGAAGCGGGCGAAGTGCGGCGTGAACGCCACGCCGATGGCCAGCACGGCACCCTTGGCGCCGACGCCGACGATCGCGACGACCACGACGGCCAGCAGGATGTCGCCGAAGCCCATCATCGTGTCGATGACGGTGGCGCCGACCCTGCGGACACGAGGCCCGCCGGCGGCGATCAGACCGCCGATGAGCCCGCCGACCACCATCGCGAACAGCACGGCGGCCGACGCGTAGAGGATCGAGAGCCGGGTCGCGGCCAGCGTGCGGGTGAAGATGTCGCGGCCCAGGGCGTCGGTGCCGAAGCGGAACTCCGCGGACGGTCCCTCGCTCGAGCGGGCCATGTCGCTGACGACGGCCTGCTCGCCGAAGCCGTTCGGGCCCATGATCACCAGGACCGTCAGGCCGAGCAGGATGAGGCCGGAGATGATGCCGGTCGGCGTCGCGAGGAACGCCTTGAACATCTGCTTGGCGCTGCTCTCGCGCTTGTGCTGCTTCATCGGCCCGCCTCCATGGTCCGGGGATCGACGATCCCGAGGATGATGTCCACCAGCGCGTTGACCACGACCACCGCGAAGCCGAGCACCAGGACGATGCCCTGCACGACCGGGTAGTCGCCGACGAGGACGCTGTGGACGAGGGTGGTGCCCAGGCCCAGCCGGGCGAAGACCTGCTCGACGATGACCGCGCCACCGAGCAGGCTGGCGAACGTCACGCCGCCCATCGCCAGCATCGTGGTGATCGAGTTGGGGAACACGTGCGCGAGGTAGAGCTTGCGCGTCGGCAGCCGCTTGCTGCGTGCGGTGCGGACGTACGGCGACTCCAGCACCTCCAGCGTGCGGACGCGGACGAGTCGGGCGATCGAGGCCGCCGGCCGGATCGCGATGGCGATCGCCGGCAGCACGGCCGCGTTGAGCGACCCGGAGCCCGCGACCGGGAAGATCTGCCACGTCACGGCGAAGAAGAACGCCAGGAACGTCGCGATCAGGTACTGCGGGATCGAGGCCATCGCACCGGTCGAGCCACTGAAGATGACCTCGAACGCGCGGTGACCGTTGCGGGTCATCACGGCGCCGATGATGCCCATCGGCAGGCCGACCAGCAGGATGATCGCCATGCCGAAGACGGCCAGCTGGGCGGTGGGCCCGATCTTCTGGGCGATCTCGTCGGTGACCGGCTGGCTCGTCGCGAAGGACGTGCCCATGTCACCGCGGAGGAGCCCGCCGACGTAGTCGAGGAACTGCTGGTACATGGGCTGGTCGAGGCCGAGGCGCTCACGAGCGACCTGCACGGCCTGCTCGTCCGCGTCCATGCCGGCCACGAGCCGGGCGGGATCGCCCGGGGCCAGGTGCATCATCAGGAACGTGAGGGTGGTGATCGCCACCAGCACGAAGGCGAGCCGGACGAGCCGGGACACCAGGAACCGACGCCATTTCATGTCACATCGTCTCCATCAGCATTGGTCGATCTCCTGGGAGGGTTCGGGGGGGGTTCTGGGGGTGCGAACGGGTTGCGCGGGCAGGCCTATGCCGTCCGTCACACCCTAATTCATAGTTGAAACCAAGTTCAGTTCACGGGGTGTAGGTACCGCCCCGGCGGCTGGCGCCAGGTGGCTGGGAACAGGGAAAGCGTCCCCAGCCACCCGTTGCCGGTTCAGGCGCGAGCGTCCCGCTCGTTCGTGCGGCGGCGCAGCTCGACGCGGGCGAGGGTGCGCTTGTGGACCTCGTCGGGGCCGTCGGCGATCCGCAGGGTGCGCTGGTGGGCGTAGAACGAGGCGAGCGGGAAGTCGTCGGTGACGCCACCGCCGCCGTGGACCTGGATCGCCCGGTCGATGATCTTCAGCGCGATCTCGGGCGCCTTGACCTTGATCGCGGCGATCTCCACCCGGGCCTTCTGGTTGCCGACGGTGTCCATCAGCCACGCCGTCTTGAGCACCAGCAGGCGGGTCGCCTCGATCTCGATGCGGGCCTCGGCGATCCAGTCCTGGATGTTCGACCGGTCCGCGACCGGCTGACCGAACGTGGTCCGCGACTGAGCGCGGTCGATCATCAGGTCCAACGCCCGCTCGGCCATGCCGATCGAGCGCATGCAGTGATGGATCCGGCCCGGACCCAGACGGGCCTGGCTGATCATGAAGCCATCGCCCTCACCGGCCAGCAGCGCCGTCTTGGGAACCCGGACGTCCTCGAACAGGATCTCCGCGTGGCCCTCACGGTCCAGGTAGCCGAACACCGGCAGACCCCGCACCACGGTCACGCCCGGGGTGTCGATCGGGACGACCATCATCGACTGCTGACGGTGCGTCTCGGCCTCGAGGTTGGTCTTGCCCATCACGATCAGGACCTTGCAGTTCGCGTGCAGCGCGTTCGACGCGAACCACTTGCGGCCGTTGAGGACGTACTCGTCGCCGTCGGGAACCATCCGCAGCTCGACATTCGTCGCGTCCGAGCTCGCCACGGCCGGCTCGGTCATGCAGAACGCCGACGCCATCTCACCGGCGAGCAGCGGCTTGAGGTACTTCTCCTTGTGCTCGGCGGTGCCGAACAGCTGCAGCACCTCCATGTTCCCGGTGTCCGGAGCGTTGCAGTTGATCGCCTCCGGAGCCAGGTACGGGCTACGACCCGTGATCTCCGCCAACGGCGCGTACTCGAGGTTGCTGAGGCCGGGCGAGCCCCACTCCTCGTTCTTGTGCGGGTGGAACAGGTTCCACAGACCCAGCGAACGCGCCGTCTTCTTCAGGTCCTCCAGCACCGGCGGGTGGAAGTTCGGGTTGCCCGACTCGGCCATCTGCTGGTGGTACACGGCCTCGGCCGGGTAGACGTGCTCGTCCATGAAGGCGAGTAACCGCTCCTGGTACTCCTTGGCGGTGTCGGAGAGTTCGAAATGCATGGGTCAGCTCCTTGCTGGTCGCGTCGGTGTCGACGAGGTGGAATCAGGCGGGTGAGGGGATCAGGCGAGGGAGGCTTGGTAGCGGCGCATGCCGGCGAGCCAGCGGTCGATGTCGCCGGACTTGCGCGACTGGAACACCTTCACCTCGGGGTGCGGCAGGATGAGGAACTCCTCGGCCTCCATGGCCCGGAGCACGATCGCGGCCACCTCGTCGGCCTCGAGCACGCCACCGGCGTCGGTGACGGCCTGCGCGGCACGGCGCTGCGTCTCGTTGGTGATGGGCGCGCCGCCGGTGAGCATGTCGGTGTTGACGCCCATGGGGCACAGGCAGCTGACGGCGACACCCTGGTCGCCGTAGGTGATCGAGAGCCACTCGGCGAAGGCCACCGCGCCGTGCTTGGAGACCGAGTAGGTCGCCGAGCCGATCTGCGTGAGCAGCCCGGCCGCCGAGGCGGTCGAGACGAAGTAGCCCTGGCCGCGCTCGACCCAGCCGGGGACGAGCAGGCGGGCGGCGCGCACGTGCGCCATGACGTTGACCTGATGGGCGAGGTCCCAGTCCTCCTCGGAGGCCTCCAGGTCCACTCCCCCGCCGACTCCGGCGTTGGCGAAGTAGACGTCGACCGGGCCGAAGGACTCCTCGGCGGCCGCGATGAGCTTCTCGATCTGGTCGGTGCGGGACACGTCGCCGGCGATCGCCACGGCCGAGCCGGGCGTGGCCTCGTTGAGGCGGGCGGCCACGGACTCGACGCCGTCGGCCTTCAGGTCCGCGAGGACGACGCGCGCGCCGCCTGCGACCAGCGCGTCGGCCAGGGCGGCGCCGATGCCGCCACCGGCTCCGGTGACGACGGCGACCTTGCCGTTGATGTCCATGCTGTTCCTCCGAGTCGCGTGACGTGGTTCACAGTGCACCGTCATCATAATCTGAAGTCGGACTCAAGTTCAAGTCGTCGGGACGGACGAGTCCGCGTCCAGCGTCCCGGGCGCCAGCCCGAGCAGCTCCGTGAGCGCGGGGATCGTCTCCGCCGCGTCGCGGTGCACGATCCCGCCCAGGCCCAGCGCCGCGGCCGCACGGATGTTCATCGCGAGGTCGTCGATCATGATCGCCTCGGAGGGCCTGACGCCCAGTCGCTCGCACGCGATCTCGTAAAGCGCACGCGAGGGCTTGCGAACCCCCTCACGGCCCGAGATCGCCTGAACGTCGAACAGCTCGTCGAGGCCGTGCCCCGTGTAGCAGTCGCGGCCGAGCGAGTTCGAGACCAGCGCCACCGCGATCCCCTCGTCCTTCAGTCGCCGCACGAGCCCTGTCATCGCGTGGTCCGGGTGCAGGTCGCGTTGCATGCGGGCGATGAGGCCCTGCGACTCCACGGTGGTCCCGCGTGCCGCGAGCGCCCGCGCGACCGCCTCCTCGAAGGCCTCGTCCTCGATGCGGCCGCACTCGTGGTCGACGAGGGCGGCACGGGCCTCCTCGTCGTCGGTCAGCGCACGCACGAGGGCGTCCGGATCGCCGCACTCCTCGCGGCTGAAGCGCTCGAACGAGGCGAAGACGCTGCCGGTGAGCACTCCCCCGAAGTCGAACAGCACCGCGCGGGGCGGCTCGGCGGAGGCGACGACGTCCGCGGCGGTGGCCGTCACCGGACCCGCGCCCGGGACGCGGCGTGCGCGAGCTCGCGCAGCTGGTCCTTGTCGATCGAGCGCTTGAGGATCTTGCCGGTGGCGCCCTTGGGCAGCGCGTCGACGAACGAGTAGATGCGCGGCACCTTGTAGGCGGAGAGCCGCTCCTTCGCCCAGGCACGGAGGTCCTCGCCGGTCAGCTGCGCGCCGGGCGCCGCGGCGATCAC
This genomic interval from Aeromicrobium choanae contains the following:
- a CDS encoding phosphotransferase family protein is translated as MTQLIATEPISRWIETLGIEAEGPLDFERVGAGQSNLTFLVTDAADHRWIMRRPPLGKLLASAHDVEREHRIMSGLQGTGVPVPTIHGFTKDPAVTDAPLMLMDFVDGRVLDTIEAVESVPEGTRRDIGLSLASTLGEVHAVDLEKAGLVDLASHSPYAERQLRRWHRQWEQSRTRDLPIVDDLAARLTANVPKDQGLALVHGDFHLMNVITDPRAGRVTAVLDWELSTLGDPLADLGGLLAYWPQADDEIVTGFQGPTLPGFPTRAELVDEYARATGRDVSAIGFWYVLGLWKIAIIAEGVLRRSIDDPRNTAVTGKISPELIDALMQRADLEARAAGL
- a CDS encoding class I adenylate-forming enzyme family protein; its protein translation is MNAVDRLWDHARNAPDSIALRVGDQSWTYAQVRDLATAWADRLVRAEVQPGDRVLLVAPTSQEFAVVHQAILAVGAVGVTVNSASTAVELEYFLTDAECSLAIAWHETAEVARRAAEATGVELWTLEAGDIEMGPGADLDLPRARETDDTAVLLYTSGTTGKPKGAELTHGNLAACAEIVSGTLGSDSSDRVGTALPLFHVFGQVCVMMATFHVGASLSLLRPFSGEALLRMAAAHQLTVLAGVPTMWNAMLHADVELSRDDLASLTHALSGGAALPLAVADAFRERFGCRVLDGYGLSETTGAGTSAKLSVRRKEGSVGPALSQMKACVVDPEGNPVAPGERGEVALAGPVIMKGYWRRPEATAEVMRGEWFLTGDIGKQDEDGDIWILDRKKDLVIRGGYNVYPREIEEVLYTHPDLREVAVIGVPDDRLGEEVAAVFATHPGREVDTAQLRAWLEERLAGYKVPRIYQEVRELPKGSTGKILKRQLDRGTVLDQGVKVTRERSVS
- a CDS encoding ABC transporter ATP-binding protein, producing the protein MLELENVEVTYPGPPPFTAVKGINLTVPTGSTVGLVGESGSGKSSIARAAIGLTPVTKGRILLDGADVTNPKGKALRLLRGKAQLVFQDPHASLNPRMEIAMAVQEAVSVATGKRITSQSCAVTALDLLDKVGVPKAAMRRYPHQLSGGQLQRVSIARALALEPSLMILDEVTASLDVSVQARILNLLRQLQRELDVSMLYISHDLSVIRYLADHVYVMRHGEMVEAGTADAVFDSPQQEYTKALLSAVPTLGGSRWRARHEPVAAH
- a CDS encoding ABC transporter ATP-binding protein — translated: MNDDTLLDVRNLSITIEGRDDVPPLVRNVSFSLKRGEIVGIVGESGSGKTLTSLAVSRLLPKGLSMTADRVDYDGHDLVNGSDRELRTVLGTDLAMVFQDPMSSLNPARKIGAQMIETVREHKGLSKKEARDLAIRSLEDVHITEPAKRLKQYPHELSGGMRQRTMIAMGLMGEPSLILADEPTTALDVTVQAQVMQLLCDLNDRKGSAVLLISHNISLLSEVCDRIIVMFRGEIVEDLTTAKLLSGPDHPYTQGLIRAVPDLNTDRTEDLVTIEDGQFDVEREMNHA
- a CDS encoding ABC transporter permease produces the protein MKQHKRESSAKQMFKAFLATPTGIISGLILLGLTVLVIMGPNGFGEQAVVSDMARSSEGPSAEFRFGTDALGRDIFTRTLAATRLSILYASAAVLFAMVVGGLIGGLIAAGGPRVRRVGATVIDTMMGFGDILLAVVVVAIVGVGAKGAVLAIGVAFTPHFARFTYSLVDSVMVRDYMSAAQVVGVSRSGIGTRYVGRNVADSLVIVTFTTVAEGIMAMSSLSFLGLGIQSPQFDWGQMLTDGVKNFYLNPYAALVPAVLILITGLAVNLFGDALARAVNPVLWNERPSLFRSKFRRSGAASAAIEPEITLDPGMETETRKGRP
- a CDS encoding ABC transporter permease; protein product: MKWRRFLVSRLVRLAFVLVAITTLTFLMMHLAPGDPARLVAGMDADEQAVQVARERLGLDQPMYQQFLDYVGGLLRGDMGTSFATSQPVTDEIAQKIGPTAQLAVFGMAIILLVGLPMGIIGAVMTRNGHRAFEVIFSGSTGAMASIPQYLIATFLAFFFAVTWQIFPVAGSGSLNAAVLPAIAIAIRPAASIARLVRVRTLEVLESPYVRTARSKRLPTRKLYLAHVFPNSITTMLAMGGVTFASLLGGAVIVEQVFARLGLGTTLVHSVLVGDYPVVQGIVLVLGFAVVVVNALVDIILGIVDPRTMEAGR
- a CDS encoding acyl-CoA dehydrogenase family protein, translating into MHFELSDTAKEYQERLLAFMDEHVYPAEAVYHQQMAESGNPNFHPPVLEDLKKTARSLGLWNLFHPHKNEEWGSPGLSNLEYAPLAEITGRSPYLAPEAINCNAPDTGNMEVLQLFGTAEHKEKYLKPLLAGEMASAFCMTEPAVASSDATNVELRMVPDGDEYVLNGRKWFASNALHANCKVLIVMGKTNLEAETHRQQSMMVVPIDTPGVTVVRGLPVFGYLDREGHAEILFEDVRVPKTALLAGEGDGFMISQARLGPGRIHHCMRSIGMAERALDLMIDRAQSRTTFGQPVADRSNIQDWIAEARIEIEATRLLVLKTAWLMDTVGNQKARVEIAAIKVKAPEIALKIIDRAIQVHGGGGVTDDFPLASFYAHQRTLRIADGPDEVHKRTLARVELRRRTNERDARA
- a CDS encoding SDR family oxidoreductase, which translates into the protein MDINGKVAVVTGAGGGIGAALADALVAGGARVVLADLKADGVESVAARLNEATPGSAVAIAGDVSRTDQIEKLIAAAEESFGPVDVYFANAGVGGGVDLEASEEDWDLAHQVNVMAHVRAARLLVPGWVERGQGYFVSTASAAGLLTQIGSATYSVSKHGAVAFAEWLSITYGDQGVAVSCLCPMGVNTDMLTGGAPITNETQRRAAQAVTDAGGVLEADEVAAIVLRAMEAEEFLILPHPEVKVFQSRKSGDIDRWLAGMRRYQASLA
- a CDS encoding HAD family hydrolase — encoded protein: MTATAADVVASAEPPRAVLFDFGGVLTGSVFASFERFSREECGDPDALVRALTDDEEARAALVDHECGRIEDEAFEEAVARALAARGTTVESQGLIARMQRDLHPDHAMTGLVRRLKDEGIAVALVSNSLGRDCYTGHGLDELFDVQAISGREGVRKPSRALYEIACERLGVRPSEAIMIDDLAMNIRAAAALGLGGIVHRDAAETIPALTELLGLAPGTLDADSSVPTT